The stretch of DNA CGAGGACGCCCGCGGCTGTCACCAGAGTTTCCGATCCAGATGCGCTACGTCACGCCCGGCTACCTGGCCACGCTGCGCGTGGCCGTCAGATCCGGCCGGGGATTCACGGCTGACGACACGGCCAGCGCGACTCCTGCCGTCGTGATCAACGAGACGCTGGCGCGCCGGTGTTGTGCCGGGTTCGATCCGGTCGGCCAGATCACCAACCGCGGCACCATCGTCGGCGTGGTGGCAGACGTTCGGCAGGCATCGCTCGATCGACCCGCCGAACCCGAGCTGTACTTCCCGATCGCGCAGAACTGGTCGCAGATCTCCGAGCTCGGGATGACGCTCCTCGTTCGGACGACGACGGCTCCAGCCGGGCTGACGGATGTCGTCCGCTCGGTCGTACACGACGTGAACCCCGACCTCGCGGTGTTCGACGTCAAGGGCATGGATCAGGTGATCGCCGACTCGCTCGCGGAGTTCACGCTGTATCTGTCGGTCGTCACCGCATTCGCTGCGCTCGCCCTGGTGCTGGCAGCGAGCGGGACGTACGGCGTGATCGCGTATCTGGCCGCGTCGCGGACACAGGAGTTCGCGGTGAGAGCGGCGCTCGGTGCCCGTCGGGCCGCGATCGCACGGCTCGTGCTCGCGCGCGGGGCGCGCATCGTCGGCCTTGGCCTGCTCATCGGCCTCGCCGGCGCGCTGGCCGCCAGCTCGATGGTGGTCGGTCTGCCCGTCAAGGTGCGCGAGCCCGACCTGGAGACGCTCGCGCCCTTGGCGGCCGCGCTCTTCGTCCTCGCAATGACGGCGTCGCTGCTACCCGCCATCCACGCTTCCCGCGTCGATCCAGTCCGGGCTCTGAAGGCCGAGTGAGGTGCGACTATGCCGGCGCCGCCGGCAGTTCCACCGTCACGCGGAGCCCGCCGCCGGCGCGAGGTGCGAGCGTCACGGTTCCGTCGTGCGCCGTCGCGATGCTCTTGACGATCGCCAGGCCGAGGCCGACGCCGGCGTGGTCGGTGCGGACCCGCTCGGTGCCCCGTTGAAAGGGCGCCATGAGCGTGGACACCAGGTCTGGAGCCAGTGTCTCGCCGGTGTTCTCGACCATGAGCACCACGGTTTCCGGTTGCAGGCTGGTCGTCACCCTGACGGTACCGCGTTCAGGCAGGTTGTGGACGATCGCGTTGTGCACGAGGTTCGTCGTCATCTGCAGCAGGAGTGCGTGCGAGCCGACCGTGGGCGTCACGTCGCCGGACGTCTCGATGCTGAGGCCGCGCTTTTCGGCGAGGGGGAGCAGCGTTTCCGTGGCCTCTTCCGCGACGAGGGACAAGTCGACAGGCTCTCGAGCGAAGGACCGCCGGTCGGCGCGGCTGAGCAGGAGCAGGGCCTCGGTGAGATCGATCGCGCGGGTGTTGATGACGCGGAGACGGTCGATGAGCTCGCCGGTGTCGCTCGCCGGATCGTTCCTGGCGACATCCAGCATGGTCTGCGTGATCGTCAACGGCGTGCGCAACTCGTGGGAAGCGTTGGCCGCGAACCTCCGTTGCTCGCCGACATGGGCCTCGATCCGCTCGAGCATGGTGTCGAACGCGTCGGCCAGCTCGCGAAACTCGTCCCGCCGGCCCGGCAACCGGATGCGGTGAGCGAGCGATCCGCTCGTGGCCGCGCGCGTCGCATCGGTGATGCGACTCAAGGGCGCGAGCATGCGGCCCGCGAGAATCCATCCTCCTGCGAGCCCGAAGACGAGGAGAAATGCCAGCACGATGGCCGCGGCTGGAGCGTACGCGCGCAGCAGGAACGCACGGTTCCCGGGCACCAGAGCCCCGAGCGTGCTGATCGCCGCGTCGGGAATGTACCGCAACAGAAGGTGATCGACCGATCGCCCAGGCTGGCCCGCGAACCACGCGGCCACGAGCATCAGGAAGCCGGCCAGCATCAGGAATCCGGCGTAGCTCAGCGTGAGTTTGAGGCGAACGCTCAGCCCGGGATCTCTATCCACCACCACCTCGCTCACGCCCGCCGGGTCGTTTCACGCACGGACGCGTTCACGGCGTCGTGTCGATGCGGTAGCCAACGCCCGGCACCGTGGCAATCAGCCAGGGTTCGCCGAGCCGTTTGCGCAGAGCCGAGACCGTGATGCGCACGGCGTTGGTGAACGGGTCTGCGTGCTCGTCCCACGCGCGGGCCAGGAGCTCTTCGGCGCTCACGACCCCGCCGTCGGCCGCGACGAGGACCTCGAGCACGGCGAACTGTTTTCTCGTGAGCGCGACGTAGCGGCCGTCGCGGTAGACCTCACGGCGGAACGGATCCAGCCGCAGGCCAGCGATCTCGCGGACGGGCGGCCTGTTGTAGCCGCGCCTGCGGTTGAGGGCTCGAAGTCTGAGCACGAGCTCTCGCAGATCGAACGGCTTGGTGAGGTAGTCGTCGGCGCCGAGCTCGAAGCCGGACGCCTTGTCGTCCAGCCGATCGGCGGCAGTGAGCATGAGGATCGGCATGCCGCTGCCGGAGGCCACGATGCGCCTGGCGATCTCGTCGCCGGACGGACCGGGGATGTCGCGGTCGAGGACGGCGATGTCGTAGACGTTGATGCTCAGCAGTTCGAGCGCGGTGTCCCCGTCACCGGCGACGTCGGCGGCAATCGCTTCCAGACGCAGGCCATCGCGGATGGCGTCCGCCAGATACGGCTCGTCCTCGACGATCAGCACGCGCATAGCCCCTCGATGCTACGGGCCGCGACATATCGTCCGCATATCGAAAACCGCATACGCGCTGGCAACGCCATGCCGTCCAGACTACCGGTATGGCGCACACCGAGCCAGCGCGAACCGCAGCCCGGCGGCCCCGATCGATCGCGCTCGCGGCGCTGGTCGCCCTGAGCCTGACGTTCGTCGGCGTCGTCAGCGGTCCACCGATGGCGCTTGGCGAGGCAGATGGCGCCGTGCCTCGCGGCGCGACACCCTTCGATGACGCGCTGCCCGCCGTGACCCACCTCGATCCAGACCTGCTGGCAGCGCTCCGTCACGCGGCGGCGGATGCTGCCCGCGACGGGATCGAGATCGTTGTCAATGGCGGCTGGCGCTCGCCGGGTTACCAGCAACAGCTCCTTCGAGAGGCGGTCTCGACGTACGGCTCGGCAGAACGAGCCGCGCGCTGGGTCGCCACCGCGGCCACGTCGTCTCATGTGTCGGGACACGCGGTCGATCTCGGGCCGTCCCACGCCGCGGTATGGCTCGCGGCGCACGGCGTCGAGCACGGACTCTGCCGGGTCTACCGCAACGAACCGTGGCACTACGAACTGCACAAGGACGCCATCGCCCACGGGTGCCCACCGATGTACGCGGATCCCAGCCACGACCCAAGGATGCAACAATGACCGGTCGAACGACGCCGGCGCGCACGAGCCGTGCAGCCGTCGGCACCCCTACTGGACCACCGCTCCGCCTCTTCGCGACGATCGACACGTTCGCGCAGGACGCCCGTCACGCGTTGCGGTTGATGCGGCGCGATCCGGCGTTCACCCTCACCGCGCTCGCCACGCTCGCGCTCGGCATCGGCCTCAACACCGCCATCTTCTCCGTCGCGTACGGCGTGCTCTGGCGTCCGCTGCCGTATGACGATCCCGATCGGCTCGTCGTGGTCTCGTCGGCGCAACAGACGCCGGTGGGCATCAAGACCTTCCAGACCTGGGCACCTGTGACGTTCGAGGGGCTTCGCCCCCGCGTCTCCGCCCTGGACGATCTCGCGGCGTACAACCCGATCGATGCCGAGCTCACCGGACGCGGCGAGCCGCTGCAGGTGCCGGGGCTTCACGTGAGCCCGAACTTCTTTGCCATGCTCGGCGTCCAGCCCGCGCGCGGCCGCGCGTTCCTCGCCGGCGCCGCCGCGCCCGAGGACGATCGGAGCGCCATCGTCAGCGACCGGCTGTGGCGCACCTCGCTCGGAGCCGATCCGGCGATCCTCGGACAGTCGATCGCCGTGGACGGCGTCCCGCGCACCGTCGTCGGCGTGCTGCCGCCAGATTTCAGCTTCAGGCCGGTGATCCGGCCGGGCGCGCTGCCGGAGGTCGATATCTTTCTGTCCAACCGGTGGGCCGGCGACACCGGCCAGAGTGCGTTTCTCTTCTTGCTGGGTCGCATGAAGCCAGGCGTGACGCGGCCACGCGTGGAAGCCGAGCTGACGGCGCTCGTGAACGGGTCGTCGATCGTGCCCGCCGGCGCGATGTCGCAAGCCGGCGCGTTCGTGGCGGGCGCCCGCACGCTCGCCCGCACGGTCGGCCTGCAGGAGTACGGCACCGAGCCGGTGCGCACGCTGCTGCTGATGCTGGTCGGGGCGGTGTCGTTCGTGCTGCTGATTGCCTGCGTCAACGTCGCGAACCTG from Acidobacteriota bacterium encodes:
- a CDS encoding HAMP domain-containing histidine kinase, yielding MDRDPGLSVRLKLTLSYAGFLMLAGFLMLVAAWFAGQPGRSVDHLLLRYIPDAAISTLGALVPGNRAFLLRAYAPAAAIVLAFLLVFGLAGGWILAGRMLAPLSRITDATRAATSGSLAHRIRLPGRRDEFRELADAFDTMLERIEAHVGEQRRFAANASHELRTPLTITQTMLDVARNDPASDTGELIDRLRVINTRAIDLTEALLLLSRADRRSFAREPVDLSLVAEEATETLLPLAEKRGLSIETSGDVTPTVGSHALLLQMTTNLVHNAIVHNLPERGTVRVTTSLQPETVVLMVENTGETLAPDLVSTLMAPFQRGTERVRTDHAGVGLGLAIVKSIATAHDGTVTLAPRAGGGLRVTVELPAAPA
- a CDS encoding response regulator transcription factor: MRVLIVEDEPYLADAIRDGLRLEAIAADVAGDGDTALELLSINVYDIAVLDRDIPGPSGDEIARRIVASGSGMPILMLTAADRLDDKASGFELGADDYLTKPFDLRELVLRLRALNRRRGYNRPPVREIAGLRLDPFRREVYRDGRYVALTRKQFAVLEVLVAADGGVVSAEELLARAWDEHADPFTNAVRITVSALRKRLGEPWLIATVPGVGYRIDTTP
- a CDS encoding D-alanyl-D-alanine carboxypeptidase family protein, giving the protein MAHTEPARTAARRPRSIALAALVALSLTFVGVVSGPPMALGEADGAVPRGATPFDDALPAVTHLDPDLLAALRHAAADAARDGIEIVVNGGWRSPGYQQQLLREAVSTYGSAERAARWVATAATSSHVSGHAVDLGPSHAAVWLAAHGVEHGLCRVYRNEPWHYELHKDAIAHGCPPMYADPSHDPRMQQ